The Gammaproteobacteria bacterium genomic sequence ATAAGCCTGTGATTCAGTATCGTCATGGAATAAAATGGGGTGAGGCACTTCTTGAGGTTTAGGAGAAATCTCTAGATCTATACTTAGATTTTTTAAACAAATAAAAACCTTCGTCGTCAGTTCTGCGACAGACATTGAAGATAGGTTAAAGCTACTGGTTTCCCCCCATGTGGTCGTACAGTAAACTTGATGCGCGATAAGATTTACGTCGACAGAGAATCCAGCATGCTTATAAGGTAGCAGACCTGTGGTTATGCCTTGACTGGTAACCCATAAACCCACATTTGACCATTCAGGTTCAAAGGGCGTAATCAATTTCAATTTCCCAATGATCTGCATGAGCATGTGTATTAAATGAGCAGACGGTTTGAAGTCTTCGTAAGCAAAAGCGGGCCAAGGGTCATAACGTTTAAAATTGTTCATCTGCCATGTCCTTATTTGAGATGCGTATTAAAGAACATAGAATACTGTTAGAGCAATCGCAAATGTTAGGCGGTTAATCCCGGTATTGAGTTAATCTGAGAAAACCGTAGCCTTGATGGAGTGAAACGAAATCAAGGATTTACGATGGTCAACTATCGAAGATATAAAATACCGGGTGGTATATATTTTTTTACCGTAACCTTGCATGATCGAAACTCGAATTTACTAACGGAGCAAATCACCTTGCTGGGTAATTCAATGCGCCAGATAAGAAAAGACCACCCCTTTAAAACAAGAGCCCTCGTTATAATGCCCGACCATTTACACTGCATTTGGGAGTTGCCAGAAAATGATGATAATTTTTGCATACGTTGGCAAAAAATAAAAAGCAACTTTACCAACAAAGTAAAAAATAAGAATATCAACCTAAGCAAGAATAAACAGGGTGAATATAATCTATGGCAACGTAGATTTTGGGAGCATTTCATCAGAGATGAAAAAGATTTGGTGAATCATATTCATTATATTCATTATAATCCGGTAAAGCATGGCTTGGTTAAAAGGGTGGCTGACTGGCCTTATTCCTCCTTCCATCGGTATGTACAAGAAGGCCTTTTGACAAGAGAGTGGGGGAGCGATCAAGATGAGGGTGAATTTGGAGAGTAAATCCTTGATTACGTTTCACTGCATCAAGGCTACGTGAATCAAGAAATCGTAGCCATGAAATTAATCTAAAAACCGTAGCCTTGATGGAGTGAAACGAAATCAAGGATTTAGTGAAGAAATGGCAACATTTCAAGGGCACAGCGTTCAAGCGATTAAAAAAATGAGAGAATTATAATGGATTACACTATCAGTTTTACAAATAAACCTTCTCTAGAAGAAATTGACGCACTATGCAATGGTCTTGAAAAACATGCAAAAAAAATCATCGGTAGAACTTCTTTCCACCCCTTTGGGTATCTAGTACATGATGATGAGGAAAGGTTAATAGCGGGTTGTACCGGCGTTATTATGTATGGATTTCTCCATATAAAGTTGTTATGGGTGGAAGAGGGCGCAAGGAATAAAGGTCTCGGAAAACAATTAATGGAAAAAGCAGAATCTTATGCCAAGGAAAGCAATTGCCAGTACATTATTTTGGAAACATTTGATTTTCAAGCGAAACATTTCTATGAAAAGTTAGGTTATACCATTACTTTAGTGTACGAAGGATTTGAGAATGATATCCAATTTTATTACTTTAGGAAAAAAATAAACTAGTTTTCGACACCCACAGCAGCGAAGGTGGACGGGAGAGTAAATCCTTGATTACGTTTCACTGCATCAAGGCTACCTTGAAATTAATCTAAAAACCGTAGCCTTGATGCAGTGAAACGTAATCAAGGGTTTAGCGAAGAAAGGGCAGGAATCAGACGGTGCAGTCCGCGAAATAAAAAATTGAAGGCACGTATTATGGGTAAACGAAAATTATTGCTATGGATTAATAAATACAAGTCGCATTTAGCACTAGTTATGTTGTTGTTACCATTAACCCTCCATGCCTCATTCATCGAATCCACGATGGGGACAGCGGTGGTGAATGATGCAACCGCCGTCTATTACAATCCGGCTGCGTTAGTGCTTTTGAAAACACCGCAAATGATAGTTCTTAACTCCGTAGGGTATTCTAGTACCCAATTTACGGGTCAATTTACTCAATCTAACACCGAGTTTACGCTTTTTGGTAATTCGATCACAAAAAACAATTACTATCTGCCTTCATTCTATATTGCTATACCCGCTAAAAATAAATTCACCATAGGATTTGCTGTTTTATCTAATTTTCTTAACAAAGATTTAGATGGAAGTTCTATCCTGCGATATGCTCAATCAAGTAGTAGTATTCAGAATATTGATTATGTTCCCGCATTAGAAGTTAAAGTAAATCAATTTCTCGCTCTAGGCGCAGCCTTGAACTTCTCCTATGCCGATTTCTTATTGAAGCCAACAATCGGATTTCCAAGCTTAAATATTCCAGATACCCAAAGTCGCAATGAATGCAATGGTAAGGGCACAGGCTATGATGTGGGTTTATTGCTTAAGCCCAGTAAGGCCACCACGATTGGATTCAATTACCGCAGCTCGATTACCTATAGACTTAGCGGGAAAAGTATCCTGGAAGGAGATCCCCAATTAATTTCTAATCACTATGGGTTTACTTTTTGGACTCCGGCCAGAAGTGTGCTGTCTATTCATCAGTCTCTAACAGATAAATTAGGCGTAGTGGGCACTATTCACCGCATCCAGTGGAGCATATTCGATGACATCAATATTCATGGCATTGCTACTCAAATAGGACCTCGACGCGCAATTGTAGATGCTACTGTTCCCCACCACTTACATGATACTTGGCTATTAACATTGGGTGGTCAATATCAAGTTACACCTAGATGGATAATTCGACTTGCCAGTAGTTACAATCAATCGCCCGGCAATGGCAAGTTACAGATAGTAAATGGTGATAGTTTTATCTTAGGAAGCTCAGTGGCTTATAAAATAAGCAAGAATATTAGTATTGATGGTGGCTATGCGCATGCTTATATTCTAAACGAAAATATTGATATTAAGACTCCTAGGAACCAAATTGAGGGAGTCACTAAGGGCGACGTAGACGTTTTTTCATTAAAACTCACCTTCAGTCTCTAGGGGTGAGGCGTGGTTCCACAAGGCATGTGCCTCTCCTCTATGAGGGGAGTACAGGTGAAGGTCCGACCCGGTCACATCGGTAATGAAAGTGACCGGACACATAGGTAACAGTAACATACTCCTAGTTAACAAAAATTGGGGAACTAGGATGCCATGGATAGAGACTGAACCTATGAATGAAAA encodes the following:
- a CDS encoding GNAT family N-acetyltransferase; translated protein: MDYTISFTNKPSLEEIDALCNGLEKHAKKIIGRTSFHPFGYLVHDDEERLIAGCTGVIMYGFLHIKLLWVEEGARNKGLGKQLMEKAESYAKESNCQYIILETFDFQAKHFYEKLGYTITLVYEGFENDIQFYYFRKKIN
- a CDS encoding transposase, translated to MVNYRRYKIPGGIYFFTVTLHDRNSNLLTEQITLLGNSMRQIRKDHPFKTRALVIMPDHLHCIWELPENDDNFCIRWQKIKSNFTNKVKNKNINLSKNKQGEYNLWQRRFWEHFIRDEKDLVNHIHYIHYNPVKHGLVKRVADWPYSSFHRYVQEGLLTREWGSDQDEGEFGE
- a CDS encoding outer membrane protein transport protein; the encoded protein is MGKRKLLLWINKYKSHLALVMLLLPLTLHASFIESTMGTAVVNDATAVYYNPAALVLLKTPQMIVLNSVGYSSTQFTGQFTQSNTEFTLFGNSITKNNYYLPSFYIAIPAKNKFTIGFAVLSNFLNKDLDGSSILRYAQSSSSIQNIDYVPALEVKVNQFLALGAALNFSYADFLLKPTIGFPSLNIPDTQSRNECNGKGTGYDVGLLLKPSKATTIGFNYRSSITYRLSGKSILEGDPQLISNHYGFTFWTPARSVLSIHQSLTDKLGVVGTIHRIQWSIFDDINIHGIATQIGPRRAIVDATVPHHLHDTWLLTLGGQYQVTPRWIIRLASSYNQSPGNGKLQIVNGDSFILGSSVAYKISKNISIDGGYAHAYILNENIDIKTPRNQIEGVTKGDVDVFSLKLTFSL